Proteins from one Methanobacteriaceae archaeon genomic window:
- a CDS encoding 4Fe-4S binding protein codes for MIISKDECGYCGSCVAVCPLGLLELYEMDIIIKEGCEECSFCIYVCPLGAIKEGKNEI; via the coding sequence ATGATAATCTCAAAAGATGAATGCGGATACTGTGGGTCATGTGTAGCGGTGTGTCCCCTTGGCCTTCTGGAACTATATGAGATGGATATCATTATAAAGGAAGGATGTGAAGAATGTTCTTTTTGTATTTATGTGTGTCCGCTGGGAGCGATAAAAGAGGGTAAGAATGAAATATGA
- a CDS encoding NAD(P)/FAD-dependent oxidoreductase produces MKYDVVVVGGRIGGSTASIFASKNGADVLMIEKNQEIGTPVQCAEATSSQTFKTLEIEPSSKYVCSEIYGADVYAPDGTHGHLEGGYAEGFILERKIFDKHLAIEAAKSGADIMVKTRVRNLITREGRVCGVVAKHMGKTLEIKADVVIAADGIESRVAQMAGLNTTRTPESLYSCAQYEMVGLETDPHYLKFYLGQKIAPKGYAWIFPKEENVANVGVGVRSNTKTAYYFLKKFTSKIDATPVELNVGGVPVTGPVEKTYTDGLMVVGDAAGQVEPFTGGGIHVTAHCGRVAGEVAAEAIEKDKFSANFLKKYETRWKKEIGHDLKQSLKYRKIMDQLSDEEMNILAKFLKGQNLESISKMSMLGFVREYPQFLKLLKEIL; encoded by the coding sequence ATGAAATATGATGTTGTAGTTGTAGGAGGGCGTATTGGTGGGTCAACTGCATCTATATTTGCTTCTAAAAATGGTGCAGATGTGCTTATGATCGAGAAAAATCAGGAGATTGGAACTCCAGTTCAGTGTGCTGAGGCTACCAGCTCCCAAACTTTTAAAACCCTGGAGATAGAACCTTCCTCCAAATACGTGTGCTCAGAGATTTACGGTGCCGATGTATATGCTCCAGATGGTACTCATGGCCATTTAGAAGGAGGTTATGCTGAAGGTTTTATTTTAGAGAGAAAAATATTTGACAAACACTTGGCGATAGAAGCTGCCAAATCAGGGGCAGATATCATGGTAAAAACCAGAGTCCGGAATCTCATTACCCGGGAGGGCAGAGTATGCGGAGTGGTGGCTAAACATATGGGAAAAACCCTGGAGATCAAAGCAGACGTGGTTATAGCGGCTGATGGGATTGAATCCCGTGTAGCCCAGATGGCAGGTTTAAATACTACCAGAACCCCTGAAAGTTTATATTCATGTGCACAGTACGAAATGGTTGGCCTTGAAACCGATCCTCATTATCTTAAATTCTATTTAGGCCAGAAAATAGCCCCCAAAGGATATGCATGGATATTTCCCAAAGAAGAAAATGTGGCCAATGTAGGAGTGGGTGTAAGAAGTAACACTAAAACAGCCTACTATTTCCTTAAAAAATTTACCTCCAAAATAGATGCCACCCCGGTTGAACTTAATGTGGGTGGAGTTCCAGTAACCGGTCCAGTTGAGAAAACCTACACCGACGGTTTGATGGTTGTTGGAGATGCTGCAGGGCAGGTGGAACCATTTACTGGTGGAGGAATCCATGTAACTGCCCATTGTGGTCGTGTTGCTGGTGAAGTGGCTGCTGAGGCTATTGAAAAAGATAAATTCTCAGCAAATTTTTTAAAAAAGTATGAAACTCGCTGGAAGAAAGAAATAGGCCATGATCTTAAACAATCCCTTAAGTATCGTAAGATAATGGATCAGTTAAGTGACGAAGAAATGAATATTCTGGCTAAATTCCTCAAAGGACAGAATTTGGAATCAATCTCTAAAATGTCCATGCTTGGTTTTGTACGTGAATACCCCCAATTTTTAAAACTCTTAAAAGAGATATTATAG
- a CDS encoding HEAT repeat domain-containing protein, translating into MVSIDLDVDDLEEKRDVEGLIKALKHQDYLTRKEAARALKKVGDERAVDALIDSLRYKSWHSDYIILSAVRENSAEALGRIGDKRAIPYLIESLEDDPDEEVRLKAAWALGEIGDPEAVDALINALSDQSWSVRRTAANSLGLIGDHRSVPYLIKSLEDSDWHVRKYSAVALGKMKDKSAIPVLLEAMDDEDADVRWKAMLALGKMGEIAVKPLIETLKNKNWRVRAKAAEVLGKIGGEEALNALICLLLGKNADKNRHVRGKAAEALGRIGDERALEALANAQKDEYKYVRDKADVSIQKILKPHEKARIFNYDNGEVSFDYSEHWEIVNTADAKKVVRGLYANNTITLSLNRNTDVAEISSEEFAEMLKDVFRIQGSEVVDERSFEKYGMDVYEIYGENHDVTPTSILIVSFKKENLLYYMWFVGDPKAFEDASEDIEIMVDSFYIYG; encoded by the coding sequence ATGGTTTCAATAGATCTAGATGTGGATGATCTGGAAGAGAAAAGAGATGTTGAGGGCCTTATAAAAGCCCTTAAACATCAGGATTATCTTACCCGGAAGGAAGCAGCTCGTGCTTTGAAGAAGGTTGGTGATGAACGAGCTGTGGATGCTCTTATAGATTCTTTGCGCTATAAAAGCTGGCATTCTGATTACATAATTTTAAGTGCAGTTAGGGAGAATTCAGCTGAAGCATTAGGGAGAATAGGAGATAAAAGAGCAATTCCCTATCTTATTGAGTCACTTGAAGATGATCCTGATGAAGAGGTGCGTTTGAAAGCTGCCTGGGCTTTGGGCGAGATTGGTGACCCGGAAGCTGTGGATGCCTTAATCAATGCCTTAAGTGATCAAAGCTGGAGTGTTAGAAGAACTGCAGCCAATTCTCTAGGATTAATTGGTGATCATCGGTCTGTTCCTTACCTTATAAAGTCTCTGGAAGATAGTGACTGGCATGTACGCAAATATTCAGCTGTGGCTTTAGGGAAAATGAAGGATAAATCAGCGATCCCCGTCCTTTTAGAAGCAATGGATGATGAAGATGCAGATGTACGTTGGAAAGCCATGCTGGCACTGGGAAAGATGGGAGAAATCGCAGTTAAACCCCTGATAGAAACTCTTAAAAATAAAAATTGGCGCGTGAGAGCCAAGGCAGCGGAAGTATTAGGTAAAATTGGTGGTGAAGAGGCTCTGAATGCATTAATATGTCTGCTTTTAGGTAAAAATGCGGATAAAAATCGCCATGTTAGGGGAAAGGCTGCAGAAGCACTGGGAAGAATCGGAGATGAAAGAGCTTTAGAGGCCCTGGCAAATGCTCAGAAAGATGAATATAAATATGTTAGGGATAAAGCAGATGTTTCAATCCAAAAAATTCTTAAACCACATGAAAAAGCCCGTATTTTTAATTATGATAATGGTGAGGTTTCTTTCGATTATTCGGAACATTGGGAGATTGTCAACACTGCAGATGCTAAGAAAGTTGTTCGAGGTTTGTATGCCAACAATACCATAACCCTATCCCTTAACCGCAATACTGATGTGGCGGAAATATCATCAGAAGAATTTGCCGAGATGCTCAAAGACGTGTTCCGAATCCAGGGTAGTGAAGTAGTTGATGAGAGAAGTTTTGAAAAATACGGGATGGATGTCTACGAGATTTATGGTGAAAATCATGATGTAACTCCCACCAGTATTCTGATAGTATCCTTCAAAAAAGAAAATTTACTTTATTATATGTGGTTTGTGGGGGATCCAAAGGCTTTTGAAGACGCAAGTGAGGATATAGAAATTATGGTGGATAGTTTCTATATTTACGGATGA
- a CDS encoding MGMT family protein, translated as MKIYDGNESSFNLDSVELSLNKSELVRNPINSEFKLRVLEKVLEIPRGEVRTYKEVAESLNSRAWRAVGNALAKNPLPLIIPCHRVVKSDLSLGNYVGGVEMKKRLLKKEGVKINSLRIIRP; from the coding sequence ATGAAAATTTATGATGGTAACGAAAGCAGTTTTAATCTGGATAGTGTAGAGTTATCTCTTAATAAATCGGAACTAGTGAGGAACCCAATTAACAGTGAATTTAAACTTCGAGTATTAGAGAAGGTGCTGGAAATTCCTCGGGGGGAAGTTAGAACTTATAAAGAAGTTGCCGAATCTTTAAACAGTAGAGCTTGGAGGGCAGTGGGTAATGCCCTGGCAAAAAATCCGTTACCTCTGATTATACCCTGTCACAGGGTAGTTAAATCAGATCTAAGTCTGGGTAATTATGTTGGTGGTGTGGAAATGAAAAAGAGATTGTTAAAAAAAGAGGGGGTGAAGATTAACAGTCTACGGATTATAAGACCATAA
- a CDS encoding 4Fe-4S dicluster domain-containing protein: MKTLMVIDPRRCSECEDCINACKKVHGVARTKKTSTVPLFCLQCHPDKAPCARICPTGAIREEDGTLMVDEDACILCRLCMIACPVGMLVMDEEKKAVQKCTLCLDAEDQILPACVEACKDNVLKIFSVEDLEELKKDLSYTEVLNEAMKAYQNKL; this comes from the coding sequence ATGAAGACTCTGATGGTAATTGATCCCCGACGCTGCAGTGAATGCGAAGACTGCATCAATGCCTGTAAGAAAGTGCATGGAGTGGCCCGGACTAAGAAAACCAGCACTGTACCCCTGTTCTGCCTGCAATGCCATCCTGATAAAGCTCCATGTGCCAGGATATGTCCAACAGGTGCTATACGGGAAGAAGATGGCACATTAATGGTGGATGAAGATGCATGTATTCTTTGTAGGCTGTGCATGATTGCCTGTCCTGTGGGTATGCTGGTTATGGATGAGGAGAAAAAGGCCGTTCAGAAATGTACATTATGCCTTGATGCCGAGGACCAGATACTCCCAGCTTGCGTAGAAGCCTGCAAAGATAATGTTCTTAAGATTTTCTCAGTGGAAGATCTGGAAGAACTTAAAAAAGACTTATCTTACACAGAAGTCCTTAACGAAGCCATGAAAGCCTATCAGAATAAACTGTAG
- a CDS encoding acetyl-CoA decarbonylase/synthase complex subunit gamma, translating to MQVTAMDVYRLLPQTNCEDCDEPACGEASCMAFATKLSEKEAQLEMCTELSEEAFSKLEALLAPAVREITIGTGDKTITIGGDEVLYRYELTYYNPTAMVIDIADNLDEEAFNERVKTIEETEFERIGELLTLDAIALRNASGDAAKFAEAASKLKKAKLPLILCSFDSEAMKAALEKVGDERPLIYAVNQDNLDEMAALALEYNCPVTIFSPNDLEKMKQMSRALRDKGIQDIVLDPGTFVGDGIGDSLDDFVMIRRLAVEERDDDFRFPLLGIPALTWLYEKDEVQGGIREATIAATLMNKYADILIFHGTNIWELIPVLTLRQGIYTDPRKPQAVDAGLYEFGEVDKDSPVLMTTNFALTFYTVEGDIKGKANTYLLVLDTEGRAVDVSLAGGQLNAEAVADLIKETGIEDKVENRTLIIPGLSAPVSGEIEDESGWEVLVGPRDSSGIPDFLDKLKEKS from the coding sequence ATGCAAGTAACTGCAATGGATGTTTACAGACTTTTACCCCAAACCAACTGTGAAGATTGTGATGAACCTGCCTGTGGAGAGGCCTCCTGCATGGCTTTTGCCACCAAACTCTCAGAAAAAGAAGCCCAACTGGAAATGTGCACAGAATTATCTGAAGAAGCTTTTTCTAAATTGGAAGCCCTGCTGGCACCAGCAGTACGCGAGATAACCATAGGAACTGGTGATAAAACCATTACCATAGGTGGAGATGAAGTTCTTTACAGATATGAGTTAACATACTACAACCCCACAGCAATGGTAATAGACATCGCAGATAATCTGGATGAAGAAGCATTCAATGAAAGAGTGAAAACCATAGAGGAAACCGAGTTTGAAAGGATTGGGGAACTCTTGACCCTTGATGCCATCGCTCTTAGAAATGCATCTGGGGATGCAGCAAAATTCGCTGAAGCAGCCAGTAAACTAAAAAAAGCCAAATTACCTTTAATACTCTGTTCATTCGACTCTGAAGCCATGAAAGCAGCCCTGGAAAAAGTGGGGGATGAAAGACCATTAATATATGCGGTTAACCAGGACAACCTAGATGAAATGGCAGCATTGGCCCTGGAATACAACTGTCCAGTGACCATATTCTCTCCTAACGACTTGGAGAAAATGAAACAGATGAGCCGAGCACTCCGGGATAAAGGAATACAGGACATTGTACTGGACCCAGGTACCTTTGTGGGAGATGGAATTGGTGACAGCCTTGATGATTTTGTCATGATCCGACGACTGGCAGTGGAAGAAAGAGATGATGACTTCCGATTCCCCCTACTGGGCATCCCAGCTCTCACCTGGTTATATGAGAAGGATGAAGTGCAGGGCGGTATCCGGGAGGCAACCATAGCCGCAACCCTTATGAATAAATACGCAGACATCTTAATATTCCACGGAACCAACATCTGGGAATTAATACCAGTCCTAACATTAAGACAGGGCATCTACACAGACCCCAGGAAGCCTCAGGCAGTGGACGCAGGATTGTATGAATTCGGTGAGGTGGACAAAGATTCACCAGTACTCATGACCACCAACTTTGCCCTAACCTTCTACACTGTGGAAGGAGATATAAAGGGTAAAGCCAACACCTATCTCCTGGTTCTGGACACTGAAGGCCGGGCAGTTGATGTTTCCCTGGCAGGTGGTCAGCTCAATGCAGAAGCAGTGGCCGACCTTATCAAGGAAACTGGAATTGAAGATAAAGTAGAAAACCGTACACTAATCATACCTGGATTGTCCGCCCCGGTCAGTGGAGAGATTGAAGACGAAAGTGGATGGGAAGTTCTGGTTGGTCCAAGAGACTCATCAGGAATACCTGACTTCTTGGATAAACTTAAGGAGAAGTCCTAG
- a CDS encoding acetyl-CoA decarbonylase/synthase complex subunit delta: MDQMSQLLKLLEKTDYIEINEFRMDFEELELQLAPAVQRVVQQAVTKQAAVQETMKKMEAIEFTPPIKDYPGDVAQVQLGAGSRKPVYLGGQKALYRFEEPQPNPPVVTFDVFDIPMPGLPRPIREHFSDVMEHPGDWAKKAVNDFGANMVTIHLIGTGPKVMDKTPRQAAEDIEEVLQAVDVPLVIGASGDPQKDPIVLEAAAAAAEDERCLLASANLDLDYKKVAKAAVDYNHAVLSWAITDINMQKTLNKYLMKEGLTPNDIVMDPTTCALGYGIEFSIDVITRTRLAALKGDKDLQMPMSSGTTNAWGSREAWMKNDAWGPTDYRGPIWEIITGLTMMLCGVDIFMMLHPLSVQLLSEIGSTFTKEYLTTDVPDISNWITELE; encoded by the coding sequence ATGGATCAAATGTCGCAACTTCTTAAACTATTGGAAAAAACGGACTATATAGAGATAAATGAATTTAGAATGGATTTTGAGGAACTGGAATTGCAGCTCGCGCCAGCCGTGCAAAGAGTAGTGCAGCAGGCAGTAACCAAACAGGCAGCAGTCCAGGAAACCATGAAGAAAATGGAAGCAATTGAATTTACCCCACCTATAAAGGATTATCCTGGAGATGTGGCCCAGGTGCAACTGGGGGCTGGAAGCAGAAAGCCTGTCTATCTGGGGGGGCAAAAGGCTCTTTACCGCTTTGAAGAACCACAACCCAACCCACCAGTGGTAACTTTCGATGTTTTTGACATCCCCATGCCCGGACTACCCCGCCCCATAAGAGAACACTTCTCTGATGTAATGGAACACCCGGGAGACTGGGCTAAAAAGGCAGTCAACGATTTCGGAGCCAACATGGTAACTATCCACCTTATTGGAACCGGACCTAAAGTTATGGACAAAACTCCTCGACAGGCTGCCGAAGACATCGAAGAAGTCTTACAAGCTGTAGACGTGCCCCTGGTGATAGGAGCATCTGGAGACCCACAAAAAGATCCAATAGTTTTAGAAGCAGCAGCAGCTGCAGCAGAGGATGAACGTTGTCTTCTGGCATCAGCCAACCTTGACCTCGATTACAAAAAGGTGGCCAAAGCAGCAGTGGACTACAACCACGCTGTCTTAAGCTGGGCTATAACTGACATTAACATGCAGAAAACCCTTAACAAATACCTGATGAAGGAAGGATTAACTCCCAATGATATTGTAATGGATCCTACTACCTGTGCTCTGGGTTATGGGATTGAATTTTCCATTGACGTAATCACCAGGACCCGCTTGGCAGCCCTCAAGGGAGATAAGGACCTGCAGATGCCCATGAGCTCCGGAACCACCAATGCCTGGGGATCCAGAGAAGCATGGATGAAAAACGATGCATGGGGACCCACTGATTACCGAGGCCCAATATGGGAGATAATCACCGGGTTAACCATGATGCTCTGCGGGGTGGACATTTTCATGATGCTGCACCCACTTTCCGTGCAGCTATTAAGCGAAATAGGCTCCACTTTCACCAAGGAGTACCTGACCACCGACGTGCCAGACATATCCAACTGGATAACGGAGTTAGAATAA
- a CDS encoding AAA family ATPase — protein sequence MIIAVSGKGGTGKTLVSSLLIKALSETEKDILAIDADPDSNLPEALGVEVHKTVGDVREELKEDTAKGRIPRGVNKWDILDYKIMESIIETPNFDLLVMGRPEGSGCYCAVNNMLRRIIENLSSNYDVIVIDTEAGLEHLSRRTTQNVDVMLVVTDKSKRGILTAQRIGQLADELDIKFQNLYLVLNRVNPENEAEILKKVKETGLEMLGVIYEDDEVAQFDIEGKPLVELSNQSNTVKAVSGILSRIISN from the coding sequence GTGATCATTGCAGTAAGTGGTAAAGGAGGAACCGGGAAAACCCTGGTATCGTCTCTTCTGATAAAAGCCCTTTCTGAAACTGAAAAGGATATTCTGGCAATAGATGCCGACCCTGACAGTAACCTACCCGAAGCTTTGGGAGTGGAAGTGCACAAAACAGTGGGTGATGTGAGGGAGGAATTAAAAGAAGACACTGCTAAGGGCAGAATTCCTCGAGGAGTGAACAAATGGGATATCCTTGATTATAAAATCATGGAATCAATCATTGAAACTCCCAACTTCGACCTCCTGGTAATGGGAAGGCCTGAAGGAAGTGGCTGTTACTGTGCAGTTAACAACATGCTCCGAAGGATAATCGAAAACTTATCATCCAATTATGATGTTATTGTCATTGACACCGAGGCCGGACTTGAACACCTAAGTCGTCGAACCACTCAAAATGTGGATGTGATGCTGGTGGTCACTGATAAGTCTAAAAGGGGAATACTCACCGCTCAAAGAATTGGCCAGCTGGCTGATGAACTGGACATCAAGTTCCAGAATCTTTATCTGGTCTTAAACAGGGTTAATCCAGAAAACGAGGCTGAAATTCTGAAGAAGGTTAAGGAAACAGGTCTGGAGATGTTGGGTGTTATCTATGAGGATGATGAGGTGGCCCAGTTTGATATTGAAGGAAAGCCCCTGGTGGAACTCTCCAATCAATCTAATACTGTAAAGGCAGTATCTGGGATATTATCCCGTATCATAAGTAACTAA
- the cdhC gene encoding CO dehydrogenase/CO-methylating acetyl-CoA synthase complex subunit beta, which yields MFGDIPVDVSPMYEGERIRAANMFVELAGPKSMGAELVQVEENVEDGKIEVIGPELDAMQEGDIHPFGILIEIQGEKLEKELEGVIERRTHELCNYVKGFMHLNQRDAIWCRVSKEALGAGFRLEHLAKTLSILFKEEFPLIESIAVTILTEPAKVEEFVGKAREEYQMRDARARELSDEDVDVFYGCVMCQSFAPTHVCVVTPDRTALCGAINWFDCRAAAKMDPDGPIFEVEKGDLLDDVKGEYSDVNAMVSEKSQGTVERVFLHSVFEFPHTSCGCFEAVAFYIPELDGIGIVDRDFRGETPLGIPFSAMAGQCSGGKQVEGFTGLSLEYMRSPKFLQADGGYERIVWLPKEIKDSLKDFIPEDMWEKIPTEEDVSGLKEIRSFLEDKGHPIIERLGSVQSETVEEEEEITLEEEPVSMAEMQMEEGSMAPVAYAPELSLPASGGVKIIFKNAKVYAEKVIIKKK from the coding sequence ATGTTTGGAGATATACCTGTTGATGTAAGCCCCATGTATGAGGGGGAACGTATCAGAGCCGCCAATATGTTCGTGGAACTGGCAGGACCCAAATCCATGGGCGCAGAACTGGTGCAAGTTGAAGAAAACGTTGAAGATGGAAAAATTGAGGTTATTGGACCTGAACTGGATGCCATGCAAGAAGGAGATATTCATCCTTTTGGAATTCTGATTGAAATACAGGGAGAAAAACTGGAAAAAGAACTGGAAGGAGTAATAGAACGCCGAACACACGAACTGTGTAATTATGTTAAGGGATTCATGCACCTTAACCAGAGAGATGCAATCTGGTGCCGTGTAAGTAAAGAAGCACTAGGTGCAGGTTTCAGACTTGAGCACCTGGCAAAAACCCTTTCCATACTATTCAAAGAAGAGTTTCCTTTAATTGAATCAATTGCAGTTACCATTCTAACCGAACCTGCAAAGGTTGAAGAATTTGTTGGCAAAGCCAGGGAAGAATATCAGATGCGAGATGCCAGAGCTCGAGAACTTTCTGATGAGGATGTGGATGTCTTCTATGGTTGTGTTATGTGCCAGTCATTTGCACCCACCCACGTATGTGTGGTTACACCAGATAGAACTGCCCTATGTGGGGCTATAAACTGGTTCGACTGCCGGGCTGCAGCAAAAATGGATCCAGATGGGCCTATCTTTGAAGTTGAAAAGGGAGACCTTTTGGATGATGTTAAAGGGGAATACAGCGATGTAAATGCAATGGTAAGTGAGAAATCTCAGGGAACAGTTGAAAGAGTATTTCTACACAGCGTATTCGAGTTTCCTCACACTTCATGTGGTTGTTTTGAGGCAGTAGCCTTCTACATTCCTGAACTTGATGGTATAGGTATTGTTGACCGGGACTTCCGCGGAGAGACCCCTCTGGGAATACCCTTCTCAGCCATGGCTGGCCAGTGTTCAGGAGGTAAGCAGGTGGAAGGATTCACCGGACTCAGCCTGGAATATATGCGTTCACCTAAATTCCTACAAGCCGATGGAGGTTATGAAAGGATTGTATGGTTGCCCAAAGAGATAAAAGACTCATTGAAAGACTTTATTCCAGAAGATATGTGGGAAAAAATACCCACTGAGGAAGATGTATCTGGTCTTAAAGAGATTCGCAGCTTCCTAGAGGATAAAGGCCACCCCATTATAGAAAGATTGGGTTCTGTTCAGTCTGAAACTGTTGAAGAGGAAGAAGAGATTACTTTAGAAGAAGAGCCAGTTTCAATGGCTGAAATGCAAATGGAAGAGGGGAGCATGGCTCCAGTGGCCTATGCACCAGAGTTGTCATTACCTGCATCAGGTGGGGTAAAAATTATTTTCAAAAATGCCAAAGTCTATGCAGAAAAGGTGATAATAAAGAAAAAATAA
- the cdhB gene encoding CO dehydrogenase/acetyl-CoA synthase complex subunit epsilon yields MANERVIPYQPTVIAGPKQALLVTPETAELMIKKAKRPLFVLGPLVKEEPLLTLAKKIAEKWNLPVVTTADAYKSFKDQGLNSTAYGVVEIVNLLKDPEWQGVNDEGPHDLVIFLGCIYYIGSQGLSSLKHYAPHLKTLTICKFFHSNADASFPNMKDEEWMKYLEKMGSD; encoded by the coding sequence ATGGCCAATGAAAGAGTTATACCCTATCAGCCCACAGTTATTGCCGGACCAAAACAGGCATTACTGGTAACTCCAGAAACTGCAGAATTAATGATTAAAAAAGCCAAAAGGCCTCTTTTTGTCTTAGGGCCACTGGTGAAGGAGGAGCCTCTCCTTACACTAGCCAAAAAAATAGCAGAAAAATGGAACCTTCCTGTAGTTACCACTGCTGATGCTTATAAATCTTTTAAGGATCAAGGACTTAATTCAACAGCATATGGAGTGGTTGAGATCGTAAATCTCCTTAAAGACCCAGAATGGCAGGGGGTGAATGATGAAGGACCACACGATCTGGTGATTTTCCTGGGATGCATATATTATATAGGCTCACAGGGCCTATCCAGCCTCAAACACTATGCACCTCACCTTAAGACCCTTACCATTTGTAAATTCTTCCATTCCAATGCAGATGCATCATTCCCCAATATGAAAGATGAAGAATGGATGAAATACTTGGAAAAGATGGGTTCGGATTAG